From a single Polyangiaceae bacterium genomic region:
- a CDS encoding ATP-binding cassette domain-containing protein, with translation MPRRVPFIAQMEAVECAAASLAMILAYYGHHAPLSEVRRACGISRDGSTAQNIVVAAREYGLEPTAMRVEPTDLADLEDPLILHWDMNHFVVLERWTPRGAHIVDPGVGRRFVPSEDFNQSFTGICIEFEPGAEFTERPKTRVSLARYTALLRGAVGALGMVLVASLAIDVLATVVPLTTQLAIDQIVARRRVDWLWIVGAAAFGLVTFSALWSLMRGWLLVRIRAGLDVTITERFMAHLFALPVPFFAQRSTGDLMSRVQANRVMRELLAGQSVAILADATMLLVYLALMFAFDVGLSWIVLGAAAIYVFVFLVGRPIVQAGADTAQRKQILAVTALVQTLRGITTIKSAGAEASSHRRWLNAWIASLNSGARVAMKRQSVATILAGIQAAVPVVILLVGGQRVLDGSLTPGRLVGFEMLQAGLLGPLQSVVQALLSLQIVPVLLERMDDVLNSEIEPERETRSPRLEGEIELEGVHFRYAPTTPPVLSDVSMRIEKGTKVALVGPSGSGKSTLARLLLGLYPPTEGEIRLDGHDLSTLDPASVRRQYGVVLQETALFEGTVADNLRLFWPNAPMDHVVQAARVAQIHDDILALPRGYDTRVSSNGGALSGGQRQRLALARAIVHRPPVMILDEATSALDAVTEAAIERYLSTRACTRVVIAHRLSTIRDADMIFVLDGGRIVEQGRHDDLAAAGGPYARLLAGTHEERAAPVPPPERQPVTAKDLEIAEALRDWTSEERSDLAAQLVRSDIAAGARIVEQDARSTGLFFLLEGTVGIELAEPGLATWTVTELGPGAVFGEIGLLDGSPSSASVVARSDVRLLHLPYGRFQELLHRGDSLAVHAILSLGAIVAARTREAIRRCAELASKKAQSEPAETHTRARRLLPLAETLIGASLDRAELNAVEALGARAVFSRGGVLFELGAPADTLFVLLSGHVTLRRADGGTLGVADPGAILGESSAFDVGTHAMTAVAQNEVVALMIGRDSLVDLLLSGRRVARKLLSPITATLVRRFRLANYHLREAVALEDGELERAHAAREQAIDTAREEREALLVGSSGKVPTVVVKDDRDVPAACIAALLRAMGRPVSVSNVVEAFASVGAVSVEAIPEVARAFGLSCRRLEVPLTELRELTEPVVAVTTKERVVVLERRGLVHWYVMDPMRGPVRLGEREMQEAFSGIAFELRDATSSAEIATLPERVGDFARRRIGDIARLLGITLLLQSLVFLGALAMALAVQRVFPSSDRSLLGILVAASGAVAMGFVVTQQMQGRAIEHLRAHFDRELLDQLMTHVLKLPIAFFDRNPPGEVLTRLQAFENVRSLFSTQGVSALLSTLSLAVGALMMLAIAPQLMVAPLGVLIVFGIVARTLFPAVRRAAAAEIAARGRQQDRLMELLQGIVTLRMAGDRRAPQRRWFPSFVEELGAALRQERVMALVVPVLEWVRGGALVWCVWRGSQAVLAGTMSLAALVAFLGVLASFLAATHALSLQMLRSAPSLVDYGLAQSTFREPREQTSATLLSPGQLRGRIGVERVSFRYAPEGPLVLEDVSLEIESGTKVALVGSSGSGKSTLGRLLLGLYLPTSGRILFDGRDVTGLDLEALRRRMGVVLQEPFLLGGSIRENISLGVEGVPLERVVAAAQQAAIHDDIEKMAMQYDTLVAEGGTTFSGGQRQRLAIARALVSKPAVLLLDEATSALDNFSQALIEHHLAESTATRVVIAHRLSTVVDADRIVVLHKGRIVEQGKHDELIAQRGAYYELVRAQL, from the coding sequence GTGCCCCGGCGGGTCCCGTTCATTGCCCAGATGGAGGCCGTCGAATGCGCGGCAGCTTCGCTGGCGATGATACTCGCATACTATGGCCACCACGCACCGCTATCGGAGGTGCGTCGTGCGTGCGGGATCTCGCGAGACGGGTCAACCGCGCAGAACATCGTCGTCGCCGCGCGCGAATACGGCCTCGAGCCTACGGCCATGCGCGTCGAGCCCACGGACCTCGCCGACTTGGAGGATCCGCTCATCTTGCATTGGGACATGAATCACTTCGTGGTTCTGGAGCGCTGGACCCCGAGAGGCGCTCACATCGTGGATCCGGGTGTGGGTCGGCGCTTCGTCCCTAGCGAGGACTTCAACCAGAGCTTCACCGGGATTTGCATCGAGTTCGAACCGGGGGCGGAGTTCACAGAGCGGCCCAAGACGCGCGTGTCGCTCGCCCGCTACACGGCGCTCTTGCGGGGCGCCGTGGGGGCCCTCGGCATGGTGCTCGTCGCGTCCCTCGCCATCGACGTGCTCGCGACGGTGGTCCCGCTGACCACGCAGCTAGCGATCGATCAGATCGTGGCTCGCCGCCGGGTGGACTGGTTGTGGATCGTGGGGGCAGCCGCATTTGGCCTGGTGACGTTCTCCGCGTTGTGGTCGCTGATGCGGGGCTGGCTGCTCGTACGCATCCGTGCGGGGCTCGACGTCACGATCACCGAGCGCTTCATGGCGCACTTGTTCGCACTGCCAGTCCCGTTCTTCGCCCAGCGCAGCACGGGCGATCTGATGTCACGAGTTCAAGCCAACCGAGTCATGCGCGAGCTGCTCGCCGGGCAGTCCGTCGCGATCTTGGCCGACGCGACGATGCTCCTCGTGTACCTGGCATTGATGTTCGCGTTCGACGTGGGGCTCAGCTGGATCGTGCTCGGGGCCGCGGCGATCTACGTCTTCGTGTTCCTGGTTGGGCGTCCGATCGTACAAGCGGGGGCTGACACGGCCCAACGCAAGCAGATTCTCGCGGTGACCGCGCTGGTGCAAACGCTTCGTGGGATCACGACAATCAAGAGCGCCGGCGCGGAGGCCTCCAGTCATCGCCGTTGGCTCAATGCCTGGATTGCGTCGCTCAACTCGGGCGCGCGAGTCGCGATGAAGCGACAGTCGGTTGCGACCATCCTTGCGGGCATCCAGGCAGCCGTCCCCGTCGTCATCCTGCTCGTGGGCGGTCAGCGTGTGCTCGACGGCAGCCTGACTCCCGGGCGGCTGGTCGGTTTCGAGATGCTGCAGGCGGGCTTGCTTGGACCGCTGCAGAGCGTGGTTCAAGCCCTGCTCAGCCTGCAGATCGTGCCGGTCCTGCTCGAGCGCATGGACGACGTGCTCAACTCCGAGATCGAGCCCGAGCGTGAGACTCGTTCCCCGCGCCTAGAAGGCGAGATCGAGCTCGAGGGCGTTCACTTCCGATACGCGCCCACGACTCCGCCCGTGCTCTCCGACGTTTCGATGCGGATCGAAAAGGGAACGAAGGTCGCGCTCGTGGGCCCCTCCGGCTCCGGAAAGTCGACGCTCGCGCGCTTGCTGCTTGGTCTCTACCCGCCGACCGAGGGCGAGATCCGGCTCGACGGCCACGACCTGTCCACCTTGGACCCCGCATCGGTCAGGCGGCAGTACGGCGTCGTGCTGCAGGAGACGGCCCTGTTCGAGGGCACCGTGGCGGACAACCTGCGGCTGTTTTGGCCCAACGCGCCCATGGACCATGTCGTCCAGGCCGCGCGCGTCGCGCAGATCCATGACGACATTCTGGCGCTTCCACGGGGCTACGACACCCGCGTCTCCTCGAACGGCGGCGCCCTCTCGGGTGGACAGCGCCAACGTCTCGCGCTGGCCAGGGCCATCGTGCATCGGCCGCCGGTGATGATCCTCGACGAGGCGACGAGCGCCCTGGACGCGGTCACGGAGGCAGCCATCGAGCGCTACCTTTCCACCCGCGCGTGCACGCGTGTCGTCATCGCACACCGGTTGAGCACGATCCGGGACGCCGACATGATCTTCGTGCTCGACGGCGGCCGCATCGTGGAGCAGGGCCGGCACGACGACTTGGCTGCGGCAGGCGGACCGTACGCTCGCTTGCTCGCGGGAACGCACGAAGAACGCGCCGCGCCGGTCCCTCCGCCCGAGCGGCAGCCGGTGACGGCGAAGGATCTGGAGATTGCCGAGGCTTTGCGCGACTGGACGAGCGAGGAGCGTTCGGACTTGGCCGCACAGCTCGTGCGCTCCGACATAGCCGCAGGCGCGCGTATCGTCGAACAGGATGCTCGCTCCACGGGGTTGTTCTTCCTGCTGGAGGGTACGGTCGGAATCGAGCTGGCCGAGCCGGGGCTCGCGACATGGACGGTTACCGAGCTCGGGCCGGGGGCGGTCTTCGGTGAAATTGGGTTGCTCGACGGTTCCCCGAGCTCGGCCAGCGTGGTCGCGCGCTCGGATGTCCGCCTCCTGCACCTGCCGTACGGTCGCTTCCAAGAGCTCTTGCACCGCGGAGACTCGCTCGCAGTGCACGCGATCCTCTCGCTGGGGGCCATCGTCGCCGCGCGGACGCGCGAGGCCATCCGCCGCTGCGCCGAGCTCGCATCCAAGAAGGCGCAGAGCGAGCCGGCAGAGACCCATACACGCGCAAGACGGCTACTGCCGCTCGCCGAGACGTTGATCGGCGCGTCGCTCGATCGGGCCGAGCTCAACGCCGTGGAGGCGCTCGGCGCGCGGGCCGTGTTCTCCCGCGGTGGGGTGCTCTTCGAGCTGGGCGCACCCGCGGACACTTTGTTCGTCTTGCTTTCGGGGCACGTCACGCTTCGGCGCGCGGACGGGGGAACGCTCGGCGTCGCGGATCCCGGTGCCATTCTCGGCGAGTCGAGCGCTTTCGACGTCGGGACGCATGCAATGACTGCGGTCGCACAGAACGAGGTCGTCGCACTGATGATAGGACGCGACTCGCTCGTCGACCTGCTCCTGTCCGGGCGGCGCGTTGCCCGCAAGCTGCTTTCACCAATCACTGCAACTCTGGTGCGCCGGTTCCGCCTCGCCAACTATCACCTGCGAGAGGCCGTCGCGCTCGAAGACGGGGAGCTCGAGCGTGCCCACGCCGCCCGCGAGCAGGCGATCGACACAGCGCGCGAAGAGCGCGAGGCGCTCCTCGTCGGGTCCTCCGGCAAGGTGCCCACGGTCGTCGTCAAGGACGACCGCGACGTACCGGCCGCTTGTATCGCGGCGCTGCTTCGCGCGATGGGTCGTCCGGTATCGGTCTCCAACGTCGTCGAGGCGTTCGCGTCGGTGGGTGCGGTCTCCGTCGAAGCCATTCCCGAAGTCGCGCGCGCGTTTGGTTTGAGCTGCCGTCGCCTCGAGGTGCCCCTCACGGAGCTGCGCGAGCTGACCGAACCAGTGGTTGCCGTCACGACGAAAGAACGCGTCGTGGTGCTAGAGCGTCGCGGCCTCGTGCACTGGTACGTCATGGATCCGATGCGCGGACCGGTGCGCCTCGGTGAGCGAGAGATGCAAGAAGCCTTCTCGGGCATCGCCTTCGAGCTCCGAGACGCTACCTCGAGCGCCGAGATCGCGACGCTCCCGGAGCGCGTGGGCGACTTCGCGCGGCGCCGGATCGGAGACATCGCGCGGCTTCTCGGCATCACCCTGCTGTTGCAGTCGCTCGTCTTTCTGGGAGCGCTTGCGATGGCCCTCGCCGTGCAGCGGGTCTTTCCTTCGAGCGACCGCTCTCTGCTGGGCATCCTGGTCGCAGCCAGCGGCGCGGTCGCCATGGGGTTCGTCGTCACTCAGCAAATGCAGGGGCGCGCCATCGAGCACCTTCGCGCGCACTTCGACCGAGAGTTGCTCGACCAGCTGATGACCCATGTCCTGAAGCTCCCAATCGCGTTCTTCGACCGCAACCCACCCGGCGAGGTGCTCACGCGTTTGCAGGCCTTCGAGAACGTGCGGTCGCTGTTCTCGACGCAGGGAGTGTCCGCTCTGCTCAGCACGCTGTCCCTCGCTGTCGGCGCTTTGATGATGCTCGCCATCGCGCCACAGCTGATGGTTGCGCCGCTGGGAGTGCTGATCGTCTTCGGAATCGTGGCGCGCACCTTGTTCCCCGCCGTGCGCCGCGCGGCGGCGGCGGAGATCGCAGCGCGCGGACGCCAGCAAGACCGTCTCATGGAGCTCTTGCAGGGTATCGTCACGCTTCGGATGGCAGGAGATCGGCGCGCTCCACAGCGGCGCTGGTTCCCGTCTTTCGTCGAGGAGCTCGGAGCCGCGTTGCGTCAGGAGCGCGTCATGGCGCTGGTCGTGCCAGTGCTCGAATGGGTTCGAGGTGGAGCGCTGGTGTGGTGCGTCTGGCGAGGCTCGCAAGCCGTCCTCGCGGGTACGATGTCGCTAGCCGCGCTCGTTGCCTTTCTGGGTGTGCTCGCCTCGTTCCTCGCCGCCACGCACGCACTGTCGCTCCAGATGCTGCGGAGTGCGCCGAGCCTGGTCGACTACGGCCTGGCCCAATCGACTTTCCGCGAGCCGCGCGAGCAAACGTCCGCGACGCTCCTTTCGCCCGGGCAGCTGCGAGGCCGCATTGGCGTGGAGCGGGTTTCGTTCCGGTACGCGCCGGAGGGGCCTCTGGTGCTCGAGGACGTGTCGCTCGAGATCGAGAGCGGGACCAAGGTGGCCCTCGTGGGCAGCTCCGGATCCGGCAAATCCACCCTTGGACGCCTGCTGCTCGGCCTCTACCTGCCAACCTCGGGACGGATCCTCTTCGACGGCAGGGACGTGACCGGGCTGGATCTCGAGGCGTTGCGCCGCCGCATGGGCGTGGTGCTCCAGGAGCCGTTCCTGTTGGGCGGGAGCATCCGCGAGAACATCAGCCTTGGTGTCGAGGGGGTGCCGCTGGAACGCGTGGTCGCGGCGGCGCAGCAGGCCGCCATTCACGACGACATCGAGAAGATGGCCATGCAGTACGACACGCTCGTTGCAGAAGGTGGGACTACGTTCTCTGGGGGCCAGCGCCAACGCCTCGCCATTGCGCGAGCGCTCGTCTCGAAGCCGGCGGTGCTGTTGCTGGACGAGGCGACGAGCGCGCTCGACAACTTCAGTCAGGCGCTCATCGAGCACCACCTGGCCGAGTCAACCGCCACGCGTGTCGTGATCGCCCACCGCTTGAGCACCGTCGTCGACGCTGATCGTATCGTCGTGCTCCACAAGGGGCGCATCGTCGAGCAAGGTAAGCATGACGAGCTGATAGCGCAGCGCGGAGCCTACTATGAACTGGTTCGGGCGCAGCTCTGA
- a CDS encoding HlyD family efflux transporter periplasmic adaptor subunit encodes MDVRTDRSAHERCAAMVRDDKSDLASLEKRIASWDDEPTRKRDASTALVLLAQARAQREKVATATQRCDAIAAVIDKSRVVFPVDARVVDVAIARGSQVRKGDVLATLEATGARLVGYMELPEPYRTAIAPGQTVRIKFDAFPFDEWGAGVGRVTRVLDGLPSGVKLDGPGSGGVAVEMSLDGMPSASGPPRAGMTFSGGVTMREIRILSLLFGGGAT; translated from the coding sequence TTGGACGTCCGCACGGACCGCTCCGCGCACGAACGCTGCGCGGCGATGGTACGCGACGACAAGAGTGACCTCGCCTCACTGGAGAAGCGAATCGCGAGCTGGGACGATGAGCCGACACGAAAACGCGACGCTTCCACCGCGCTGGTGCTGCTCGCTCAGGCCCGCGCGCAGCGGGAGAAGGTCGCGACCGCGACGCAACGGTGCGACGCGATCGCTGCCGTGATCGACAAGAGCAGGGTCGTCTTCCCCGTCGACGCACGCGTGGTCGACGTGGCGATCGCCAGGGGCTCACAGGTGCGCAAGGGCGACGTTCTGGCGACGCTCGAAGCGACCGGCGCGCGACTCGTCGGCTACATGGAGCTGCCCGAGCCGTACCGCACCGCGATTGCCCCCGGGCAGACCGTGCGCATCAAGTTCGACGCGTTCCCGTTCGACGAGTGGGGCGCCGGAGTCGGTCGCGTCACGCGTGTTCTCGACGGGCTGCCGTCCGGCGTGAAATTGGACGGGCCGGGCTCCGGCGGCGTTGCCGTAGAGATGTCCCTCGATGGAATGCCCTCGGCTTCGGGCCCGCCGCGCGCCGGCATGACGTTCAGCGGTGGAGTGACGATGCGCGAGATCCGCATCCTGTCGCTCCTGTTTGGTGGCGGCGCCACCTGA